The following are encoded together in the Bacteroidota bacterium genome:
- a CDS encoding undecaprenyl/decaprenyl-phosphate alpha-N-acetylglucosaminyl 1-phosphate transferase — MELLLLTFVTAFGVVLLCTPSLIKVAILKRLFDEPTEERKLHKRVVPTIGGVIIFAGTFFSFVLWFPSDNLLDIDVGSSTYLKNALALEVTKSALNDFKYILATVFVLFFVGVKDDIIGTSPIKRLAAHVLVALMIVLMADIRIKSMQGIFDIDEIPFWSSIFISLFAIIVIINAMNFIDGIDGLAAGIGFIASFIFGVWFFLAQDIVMSLLSFSLAGSLLAFLFFNFSPAQLFMGDSGSTTIGLMLSVLAIKAIETPHANVSDTIISEIPRPIFVMAILAYPLIDTLRIFVYRTVKGVSPFEADRNHIHHALLDTGMNHRSASLTLYGATIFIVSLSIILRNLSPTASFIIIFSSAVALAQLPFFFKAKKLAKLKPEANSPEGNNQSKVSEEVKKKLFEEKDF, encoded by the coding sequence TTGGAACTTCTTCTTCTCACTTTTGTTACTGCTTTCGGTGTGGTTTTGCTGTGCACTCCTTCCTTAATAAAAGTTGCCATACTAAAACGCTTGTTTGATGAGCCAACTGAAGAAAGGAAACTGCACAAGCGCGTTGTTCCAACAATTGGCGGAGTTATAATTTTTGCCGGAACATTTTTTTCTTTCGTCCTTTGGTTCCCTTCCGATAATTTACTCGACATTGATGTAGGAAGTTCCACTTATTTAAAAAATGCGCTGGCGCTTGAAGTAACAAAATCCGCGCTGAATGATTTCAAATATATTCTCGCAACCGTATTCGTTTTATTTTTTGTGGGCGTAAAAGATGACATCATCGGCACTTCACCTATTAAACGATTAGCCGCGCATGTGCTGGTGGCGCTAATGATTGTACTAATGGCAGACATTCGCATAAAAAGTATGCAGGGAATTTTCGACATTGACGAAATTCCTTTCTGGTCGAGTATTTTTATTTCACTCTTCGCCATTATCGTCATCATTAATGCAATGAATTTTATAGATGGGATTGACGGGCTTGCAGCCGGAATCGGTTTTATTGCTTCCTTCATATTTGGAGTTTGGTTTTTTCTCGCTCAGGATATTGTTATGTCTCTTTTATCTTTTTCGCTGGCGGGTTCACTGCTTGCATTTTTGTTTTTCAATTTTTCTCCCGCGCAATTATTTATGGGCGATTCCGGTTCAACCACTATCGGATTAATGCTTTCGGTTCTTGCCATCAAAGCCATTGAAACTCCTCATGCGAATGTGAGCGACACCATTATTTCAGAAATTCCACGGCCGATTTTTGTCATGGCAATTCTTGCTTACCCGCTGATTGATACGTTGCGGATTTTTGTTTACAGAACTGTAAAAGGAGTTTCGCCTTTCGAAGCAGACCGGAATCATATTCATCACGCGCTGCTCGACACCGGAATGAATCATCGCTCGGCTTCACTCACTCTTTACGGAGCAACTATTTTTATCGTTTCACTTTCAATTATTTTGAGAAATCTTTCTCCTACCGCTTCCTTTATTATAATTTTTTCTTCAGCCGTTGCGCTTGCACAACTTCCTTTTTTCTTCAAAGCAAAAAAATTAGCAAAGCTCAAGCCGGAAGCCAATAGTCCTGAAGGTAATAATCAAAGCAAAGTGAGCGAAGAAGTAAAGAAAAAATTATTCGAAGAAAAAGATTTTTAG
- a CDS encoding DUF420 domain-containing protein, giving the protein MNDKKFFILSIIISFVVFAVVVILNIIPKPDYVPDFVKYLAPLNATLNGTCSVLLLASLYFIKQKKISTHKKINITAFFLSCLFLVSYILYHFFSEETKFPAENNLRPIYLFILLTHIFLAALILPFILMSFYFGLNMKVPQHRRIVRWSYPIWLYVTITGVVVYFMISPYYPQ; this is encoded by the coding sequence ATGAATGACAAAAAATTTTTCATACTGAGCATAATTATTTCCTTTGTCGTATTTGCAGTCGTAGTAATCCTCAATATAATTCCAAAACCGGATTATGTCCCTGACTTTGTAAAATATCTTGCTCCCTTGAATGCAACGCTGAACGGAACTTGTTCGGTCCTTCTTCTTGCTTCATTGTATTTTATCAAACAGAAAAAAATTTCAACACACAAAAAAATAAACATCACAGCATTTTTTCTTTCATGTCTGTTTTTGGTTTCATACATTCTCTATCATTTCTTTTCTGAAGAAACAAAATTCCCTGCTGAAAATAATTTGCGTCCAATTTATTTATTCATTTTGCTCACACATATTTTTCTTGCCGCGCTGATTCTTCCTTTCATATTAATGTCATTTTATTTCGGATTGAATATGAAAGTTCCGCAGCACAGAAGAATTGTCCGCTGGAGTTATCCGATTTGGCTCTATGTCACCATCACAGGAGTGGTTGTTTACTTTATGATTTCACCGTATTATCCTCAATAG
- a CDS encoding SCO family protein, which translates to MKKTILLLVILLLPALVYVFFSSGKHHMMHLPIFYPEDVKTIVVDGKEKTDTVYHTIPPFRFIDQDGDTITEKKFENKIYVADFFFTTCPTICPKMMFNLEKVNVVTQKNSDFRIISHSVNPVHDSVPVLKKYSELVHADSKKWSLVTGNKKDIYDIGVDGYKLAVDEDPRAPGGFLHSELFVLVDKEKRIRGYYDGTDTTAVNKLINDIKILGAEYEAKNGKPQLYQKH; encoded by the coding sequence ATGAAAAAAACTATTTTGCTTCTTGTTATTCTTTTGCTTCCCGCGCTGGTTTATGTTTTTTTCTCCTCCGGAAAACATCACATGATGCACCTGCCAATTTTTTATCCTGAAGATGTAAAGACAATTGTTGTTGACGGAAAAGAAAAAACAGATACCGTTTATCATACCATTCCTCCATTCAGATTCATTGACCAGGATGGAGATACTATTACAGAAAAGAAATTTGAAAATAAAATATATGTGGCTGATTTCTTTTTCACAACTTGTCCCACCATTTGCCCGAAGATGATGTTCAACTTGGAAAAAGTAAATGTGGTTACGCAGAAAAATTCTGACTTCAGAATTATTTCTCATAGCGTAAATCCGGTTCACGACAGTGTTCCGGTTCTTAAAAAATATTCTGAACTCGTTCATGCAGATTCAAAAAAATGGTCGCTTGTTACAGGAAATAAAAAAGATATTTACGATATTGGAGTTGACGGCTATAAACTTGCCGTAGATGAAGACCCGCGCGCGCCTGGCGGATTTCTGCACAGCGAACTATTTGTGCTGGTGGATAAAGAAAAAAGAATTCGCGGCTATTATGATGGAACAGATACAACCGCAGTAAATAAATTAATCAACGATATAAAAATTCTTGGCGCTGAATACGAAGCGAAAAACGGGAAACCTCAACTTTATCAAAAACATTAA
- the cyoE gene encoding protoheme IX farnesyltransferase: MFIKLRLSSLVVFSAVIGFVLISNGSIDWAKVGWLTLAGFLVTGSANGFNQIIERNFDKIMERTMMRPLPQERMTVNEGIIFASVIGIAGLIILWFFLNPLSSLLSALSITLYVFAYTPLKRKTAFAVLVGAFPGAFPPLLGAIAATENFGHMPFAGLVLFAIQFVWQFPHFWAIAWVMHDDYQKAGFHLLPSKGRDKASAFQILIYTLFLLLISMIPVLFKMTATFFAPLIISICGIIFFYQSIKLYRDCSIKSAREVMFGSFAYLPIVQLAILLG, translated from the coding sequence ATGTTTATCAAACTGCGTTTGAGTTCGCTTGTTGTTTTTTCCGCAGTGATTGGTTTTGTATTGATTTCAAACGGAAGTATTGACTGGGCAAAAGTGGGATGGTTAACGCTTGCGGGATTTTTAGTAACCGGTTCAGCAAATGGTTTCAATCAGATTATCGAAAGAAATTTCGACAAAATTATGGAGCGCACGATGATGCGCCCGCTTCCGCAGGAAAGAATGACGGTGAACGAAGGAATTATTTTCGCTTCAGTAATCGGAATTGCAGGACTAATTATTCTCTGGTTTTTTCTGAATCCGCTCAGCAGTTTGCTCAGCGCGCTTTCAATTACACTTTATGTTTTTGCGTATACTCCGCTGAAAAGAAAAACTGCATTCGCTGTTTTGGTCGGAGCATTCCCCGGAGCATTTCCTCCGCTGCTTGGAGCCATTGCTGCAACAGAAAATTTCGGGCACATGCCATTTGCAGGATTAGTTTTGTTTGCGATTCAGTTTGTTTGGCAGTTCCCGCACTTCTGGGCAATCGCATGGGTGATGCACGATGATTATCAAAAAGCAGGGTTTCATTTGCTCCCTTCGAAAGGAAGAGATAAAGCAAGCGCATTCCAGATTTTGATTTACACTTTGTTTCTTCTTCTCATCAGCATGATTCCCGTGCTGTTTAAAATGACGGCAACTTTTTTTGCTCCGCTGATTATTTCAATCTGCGGAATTATTTTTTTCTATCAGTCCATTAAATTGTACAGAGATTGTTCCATTAAATCTGCCCGTGAAGTAATGTTCGGCTCGTTTGCATACTTACCCATTGTTCAACTTGCAATTTTGTTAGGATGA
- a CDS encoding cytochrome C oxidase subunit IV family protein yields MEFQDGFPDYERIAQHDADAGVGVRKHLMQVFWLLLVVTLIELFVGWKWKSIHESMHISKTYLIIFFVTFTLVKAGYIVMAFMHLGDESKWLRWAILGPYALFVVYLIYMTAITEGSYSQGFRDLLDPIKQMQQTEETAHE; encoded by the coding sequence ATGGAATTTCAAGATGGCTTTCCCGATTATGAACGCATCGCGCAGCACGATGCAGATGCAGGCGTTGGCGTAAGAAAACATCTCATGCAGGTGTTCTGGCTTTTATTGGTTGTAACGCTCATCGAACTTTTTGTCGGCTGGAAATGGAAATCCATTCACGAATCCATGCACATTTCAAAAACATACTTGATAATTTTCTTCGTCACATTCACGCTTGTGAAAGCGGGCTACATCGTGATGGCGTTCATGCATCTTGGCGATGAAAGCAAATGGCTCCGCTGGGCAATTCTTGGCCCGTATGCGTTGTTTGTTGTCTACCTTATATATATGACTGCCATCACGGAAGGAAGTTATTCGCAGGGCTTCCGCGATTTGCTTGACCCTATTAAGCAAATGCAGCAGACAGAAGAAACGGCTCACGAGTAA
- a CDS encoding heme-copper oxidase subunit III, translating to MEISTEEKESIRQRSYKPMMWLAIISMCMIFGGLTSAYMVRRGDPGWLTFELPKIFYVSTVVIIASSFTMIFAYQSAKKDNFSGVKLGMLLTLFLGFTFIVCQFLAWKALVAQGIFIGGQGSNPAGSFLYVISGAHLVHLTGGIGMLIFVCIKSFREIYHSKNLLGLQLASIFWHFLDLLWVYLFLFLYFAR from the coding sequence ATGGAAATTTCCACAGAAGAAAAAGAATCTATTCGCCAACGCTCTTACAAGCCGATGATGTGGCTTGCCATTATCTCCATGTGCATGATTTTTGGCGGACTCACGAGCGCTTACATGGTGCGAAGAGGAGATCCGGGGTGGCTTACGTTTGAACTTCCAAAAATTTTTTATGTGAGCACTGTTGTAATTATTGCAAGCAGTTTCACCATGATTTTTGCTTATCAATCTGCGAAGAAAGATAATTTCTCCGGAGTAAAACTGGGAATGCTTCTCACACTTTTTCTCGGATTCACTTTTATAGTTTGCCAGTTCCTCGCATGGAAAGCATTGGTTGCGCAGGGAATTTTTATCGGTGGACAGGGAAGCAATCCTGCGGGCTCTTTCCTTTATGTAATTTCAGGCGCACATCTTGTACATTTGACAGGAGGAATCGGTATGTTAATATTTGTTTGTATAAAATCTTTCCGGGAAATATATCATTCAAAAAATTTATTAGGTTTGCAACTGGCTTCTATTTTTTGGCACTTTCTTGATTTGCTCTGGGTGTATTTGTTTTTGTTCTTATACTTTGCTCGGTAA
- a CDS encoding cytochrome c oxidase subunit 3 — MSHAIAKPQGWGGGTSPMGISSGKMFMWFFLISDALTFSGLLVALGFFRHKYADIWPASTDVFTHFPFTHAHLPLVYVGWMTFDLILSSVTMVLAVEAGHRCDKKAVLLWLGLTIVGGLIFLLSQVWEWSIFINGSEHGAYRWMLVDGQWVEQVFRGANLHYNEYSVTPHYANFFFGVTGFHGFHVFSGVVINIVTFLMAYNGVFEKRGHYEWVEKTGLYWHFVDLVWVFVFTFFYLL; from the coding sequence ATGTCGCATGCAATAGCAAAACCGCAAGGATGGGGAGGTGGAACTTCTCCGATGGGAATCAGTTCGGGAAAAATGTTCATGTGGTTCTTTTTGATTTCAGACGCGCTGACTTTTTCCGGACTTTTGGTTGCGCTCGGATTTTTTCGCCATAAATATGCCGACATTTGGCCCGCTTCCACTGATGTGTTCACGCATTTTCCGTTCACGCACGCGCACCTTCCACTTGTCTATGTGGGATGGATGACTTTCGATTTGATTTTAAGTTCTGTTACCATGGTGCTCGCTGTGGAAGCCGGTCATCGCTGCGATAAAAAAGCAGTTCTTCTCTGGCTTGGGCTCACCATTGTTGGCGGATTAATTTTTCTTCTCTCGCAGGTTTGGGAGTGGTCAATTTTTATCAATGGCTCCGAACACGGTGCTTACAGGTGGATGTTAGTAGACGGACAATGGGTTGAACAGGTTTTTCGCGGAGCCAATCTTCACTACAATGAATATTCCGTAACACCACACTACGCAAATTTCTTTTTTGGTGTGACGGGCTTTCACGGCTTTCACGTTTTCAGCGGAGTAGTGATTAACATCGTTACTTTCCTGATGGCATACAATGGTGTTTTCGAAAAGCGCGGACATTATGAATGGGTGGAGAAGACAGGATTGTACTGGCACTTCGTGGATTTGGTTTGGGTGTTCGTGTTCACATTTTTTTATTTACTCTAA